In Synechococcus sp. PCC 6312, one genomic interval encodes:
- the groL gene encoding chaperonin GroEL (60 kDa chaperone family; promotes refolding of misfolded polypeptides especially under stressful conditions; forms two stacked rings of heptamers to form a barrel-shaped 14mer; ends can be capped by GroES; misfolded proteins enter the barrel where they are refolded when GroES binds), whose product MAKRIIYNENARRALEKGMDILAESVAVTLGPKGRNVVLEKKFGAPQIVNDGVTIAKEIELEDHIENTGVALIRQAASKTNDAAGDGTTTATVLAHAMVKEGLRNVAAGANPISLKRGIDKATQFLVDKIAAHARQVEDSKSIAQVAAISAGNDEEVGQMIASAMDKVGKEGVISLEEGKSMTTELEVTEGMRFDKGYISPYFATDTERMEAVLDEPFILITDKKITLVQDLVPILEQVARAGRPLVIIAEDIEKEALATLVVNRLRGVLNVAAVKAPGFGDRRKAMLEDIAVLTGGQVITEDAGLKLDAAKLEMLGKARRITITKDNTTLVAEGNEKQVKARCEQIRRQMEETESSYDKEKLQERLAKLAGGVAVIKVGAATETEMKDRKLRLEDAINATKAAVEEGIVPGGGTTLAHLGPELGTWAAANLQAEELIGAGIVERALTAPLRRIAENAGQNGAIISERVKEKDFNVGYDAAINEFVDMFVAGIVDPAKVTRSALQNAASIAGMVLTTECIIVDKPEPKDAAPAGAGAGMGGDFDY is encoded by the coding sequence ATGGCTAAGCGGATCATTTATAACGAAAACGCCCGGCGCGCCCTCGAAAAAGGGATGGATATTTTGGCCGAATCAGTGGCCGTTACCCTCGGCCCCAAAGGTCGGAATGTCGTCCTTGAGAAAAAATTTGGTGCTCCCCAAATCGTCAATGACGGTGTCACCATTGCCAAAGAAATTGAACTCGAAGATCACATCGAAAACACAGGTGTGGCTTTAATTCGGCAAGCTGCCTCCAAAACCAATGATGCTGCTGGAGATGGTACCACCACGGCTACCGTTTTGGCCCATGCCATGGTCAAAGAAGGCCTGCGGAACGTTGCGGCCGGTGCTAATCCCATCTCCTTAAAACGCGGGATTGATAAAGCCACCCAATTCCTGGTGGATAAGATTGCGGCCCACGCCCGGCAAGTGGAAGATTCTAAGTCTATTGCCCAAGTTGCTGCTATCTCGGCTGGTAATGACGAAGAAGTCGGTCAAATGATCGCCTCGGCCATGGATAAAGTCGGCAAAGAAGGGGTTATCTCCCTGGAAGAAGGCAAATCTATGACGACTGAATTGGAAGTCACCGAGGGGATGCGCTTTGACAAAGGCTACATCTCGCCCTACTTCGCCACCGACACCGAGCGGATGGAAGCAGTTTTAGATGAGCCGTTTATCTTGATCACCGACAAGAAAATCACCCTCGTCCAAGACTTGGTGCCGATTCTGGAGCAAGTTGCCCGCGCTGGTCGGCCCTTGGTGATCATTGCTGAAGATATCGAAAAAGAAGCCCTGGCTACCTTGGTGGTCAACCGCTTACGGGGTGTTCTGAATGTGGCCGCTGTCAAGGCTCCTGGGTTTGGGGATCGCCGCAAAGCCATGCTGGAAGATATTGCTGTCCTCACTGGTGGGCAAGTAATTACCGAAGATGCTGGCTTGAAACTCGACGCTGCCAAATTGGAAATGTTGGGTAAAGCCCGCCGGATCACAATCACCAAAGACAATACCACGTTGGTCGCTGAAGGCAATGAGAAGCAAGTCAAAGCCCGCTGTGAGCAAATCCGCCGTCAAATGGAAGAAACTGAATCTTCCTACGACAAAGAGAAGCTCCAAGAGCGCTTGGCTAAACTCGCTGGTGGTGTGGCCGTGATTAAAGTCGGGGCTGCTACCGAAACCGAAATGAAGGATCGCAAACTCCGCTTGGAAGATGCCATCAACGCCACCAAAGCTGCGGTGGAAGAAGGGATTGTTCCTGGTGGTGGGACAACCTTGGCTCACTTGGGCCCAGAGTTGGGGACTTGGGCCGCGGCAAACCTCCAGGCCGAGGAATTGATTGGGGCTGGCATTGTCGAGCGGGCCTTAACTGCTCCTCTGCGCCGGATTGCCGAAAACGCCGGTCAAAATGGAGCGATCATCTCTGAGCGGGTGAAAGAGAAGGACTTCAATGTTGGCTACGATGCGGCCATCAATGAGTTTGTCGATATGTTTGTTGCTGGGATTGTTGACCCCGCCAAAGTCACCCGGTCTGCCTTGCAAAATGCGGCTTCTATTGCCGGTATGGTCTTGACTACCGAGTGTATCATTGTCGATAAACCCGAACCCAAAGACGCTGCTCCTGCTGGGGCCGGTGCGGGCATGGGTGGAGACTTTGACTACTAA
- a CDS encoding B12-binding domain-containing radical SAM protein, whose amino-acid sequence MNILLIYPQFPQSFWSFEKTLELVNLKAQLPPLGMITVAALLPQAWNFKLVDRNVRDVTREEWAWADVVILSAMIVQKADFAAQIQAAKAQGKLVAVGGPYATALPEESLAAGADFLILDEGEITLPLFVEALENGQTQGIFRANGERPDVTSTPIPRFDLLDLSAYAEMSVQFSRGCPFQCEFCDIIVLYGRKPRTKTPEQLLAELQSLYDLGWRKSIFVVDDNFIGNKRNVKLLLKALKPWLAEHRYPFSFGTEASVDLAQDPELMQLMVEANFGTVFLGIETPDSDSLALTKKFQNNRDPLVESVLSISQAGLRVMAGFIIGFDGEKSGAGQRVVKFVEETTIPTAMFSMLQALPDTALWHRLNREGRLRAAGEGTGNQVTLMNFTPTRPIEEIAQEYIDGFWQLYEPLTFLNRTYRHFLILGAARKRNYAKRPQAREKLAIDWVAIRALLILIWRQGILRSTRWQFWLNLVSLAWQYPMVVVSYLSVCAQAEHFIDYRQRVRGEIEAQLAAYLAQQPQSLATPVAAQSAA is encoded by the coding sequence ATGAACATTCTTCTAATTTATCCCCAGTTCCCCCAGAGCTTCTGGTCCTTTGAAAAAACCTTAGAACTTGTCAATCTCAAGGCTCAATTGCCCCCCTTAGGGATGATTACGGTTGCGGCGTTACTGCCCCAGGCCTGGAACTTTAAGCTGGTGGATCGCAATGTCCGAGATGTCACAAGGGAAGAATGGGCCTGGGCCGATGTGGTGATTCTATCGGCGATGATTGTGCAAAAAGCTGATTTCGCCGCTCAGATTCAAGCTGCAAAGGCCCAGGGAAAATTAGTTGCGGTGGGTGGCCCCTATGCAACCGCCTTGCCTGAAGAAAGCCTAGCTGCGGGTGCGGATTTCCTCATTTTGGATGAAGGGGAAATTACCCTACCCCTGTTTGTTGAAGCCTTAGAAAATGGGCAAACTCAAGGGATTTTTCGAGCCAATGGCGAACGCCCGGATGTCACCAGCACACCCATCCCTCGGTTTGATTTACTGGATTTATCGGCCTATGCGGAGATGTCTGTCCAGTTTTCCCGCGGTTGCCCCTTCCAATGTGAATTTTGCGACATTATTGTTCTTTACGGCCGTAAGCCCCGCACCAAAACCCCAGAGCAACTCCTGGCTGAATTGCAATCTCTTTACGACTTAGGGTGGCGGAAAAGTATTTTTGTTGTGGATGACAACTTTATTGGCAACAAGCGCAACGTCAAGCTGCTCCTCAAAGCTCTCAAACCTTGGCTAGCCGAGCACAGATATCCATTTTCCTTTGGCACAGAAGCCTCTGTAGATTTGGCTCAAGATCCTGAATTGATGCAACTGATGGTGGAGGCTAATTTTGGCACGGTGTTTTTAGGGATTGAAACCCCCGATAGTGATAGTTTGGCCTTAACAAAAAAATTCCAAAATAATCGGGATCCTCTGGTGGAATCTGTGTTGTCCATTAGCCAGGCCGGGTTGCGGGTGATGGCTGGATTTATTATTGGCTTTGATGGTGAAAAATCTGGGGCCGGGCAACGGGTGGTCAAATTTGTCGAGGAAACAACCATTCCCACTGCCATGTTTAGTATGCTCCAGGCCCTCCCTGACACTGCGCTCTGGCATCGCCTTAACCGAGAAGGTCGTTTACGCGCCGCCGGGGAGGGGACGGGCAACCAAGTCACATTGATGAATTTCACCCCAACTCGCCCCATCGAAGAAATTGCCCAAGAGTACATTGATGGCTTTTGGCAACTGTATGAACCCCTTACTTTTTTGAACCGCACCTATCGCCACTTTTTAATCTTAGGAGCAGCCCGGAAGCGAAACTATGCCAAGCGGCCCCAGGCCCGAGAAAAATTGGCGATTGATTGGGTAGCCATTCGGGCATTGCTTATCCTGATTTGGCGACAAGGAATTCTCCGCTCCACCCGTTGGCAGTTTTGGTTAAATTTGGTCAGCTTGGCCTGGCAGTATCCCATGGTAGTCGTCAGTTATTTATCAGTTTGCGCCCAGGCCGAACACTTTATTGACTATCGCCAGCGGGTACGGGGAGAAATTGAAGCCCAACTTGCGGCATACCTGGCCCAACAACCCCAATCCCTCGCGACTCCTGTTGCGGCTCAATCTGCTGCCTAG
- a CDS encoding adenine phosphoribosyltransferase — MDLKSLIRDVPDFPKPGILFRDITTLLQNEAGLRYVIDQLHDHHADAGIDYIAGIESRGFIFGAPLAYCLGAGFVPIRKPGKLCQAVYSVEYSLEYGTDKLEIHQDAVQPGSRVLIVDDLMATGGTAAAAAQLVDQAQGELAGFAFIVELEDLGGRKLLPDVPIKTLVTY; from the coding sequence ATGGACTTAAAATCGTTAATCCGTGATGTGCCTGATTTTCCTAAGCCTGGAATTTTATTTCGGGATATCACCACCCTCCTGCAAAATGAAGCCGGCCTGCGCTATGTGATTGACCAACTCCATGATCACCATGCTGATGCGGGAATTGACTACATTGCTGGGATTGAGTCGCGGGGGTTTATCTTCGGCGCGCCCTTGGCCTATTGCTTAGGAGCCGGATTTGTCCCAATTCGTAAACCCGGTAAGCTTTGCCAGGCCGTGTATAGTGTCGAATACAGCTTGGAGTATGGCACTGATAAACTCGAAATTCACCAGGATGCTGTTCAACCGGGGAGTCGGGTTCTGATTGTGGATGATTTGATGGCCACCGGAGGAACCGCCGCGGCGGCCGCCCAACTGGTTGACCAGGCCCAGGGGGAACTTGCTGGCTTTGCCTTTATTGTCGAGTTAGAAGATTTAGGCGGGCGGAAATTACTCCCCGATGTGCCGATTAAAACCCTAGTAACTTACTAA